In the Pseudorasbora parva isolate DD20220531a chromosome 23, ASM2467924v1, whole genome shotgun sequence genome, one interval contains:
- the nxnl2 gene encoding nucleoredoxin-like protein 2, which yields MVEVFSGRALVNKEGDLVDPEKALRNKVVGVYFSAGWCPPCRDFTPLLCDFYTELVEETDPPAQFEIVFISSDKSTEDMVEYYHDMHGDWLALPWTDPYKHELKKRYNITALPKLVIVKENGQVITDKGRKQIRDQGLACFRSWVEVAEIFQNFKA from the exons ATGGTCGAGGTGTTTTCAGGCAGAGCACTCGTGAATAAAGAGGGAGATCTGGTCGATCCAGAGAAAGCTCTCAGGAATAAAGTGGTTGGCGTGTATTTCTCAGCCGGATGGTGTCCACCCTGCCGAGATTTCACTCCGCTGCTGTGTGATTTCTACACGGAGCTGGTGGAGGAGACTGACCCGCCTGCACAGTTCGAAATCGTGTTCATCTCCTCGGATAAATCCACTGAAGACATGGTGGAGTATTATCATGACATGCACGGAGACTGGCTGGCTCTGCCCTGGACGGATCCATATAAACA TGAACTGAAGAAGAGATACAACATCACAGCCTTACCAAAGCTGGTCATCGTGAAGGAGAACGGTCAGGTCATCACCGACAAAGGCCGAAAGCAGATCAGAGACCAGGGTCTGGCGTGCTTCCGGAGCTGGGTAGAGGTGGCCGAGATCTTCCAGAACTTTAAAGCCTAG